Proteins from a genomic interval of Crassostrea angulata isolate pt1a10 chromosome 7, ASM2561291v2, whole genome shotgun sequence:
- the LOC128192115 gene encoding uncharacterized protein LOC128192115 codes for MGKSFVLGFMEASVAQTGNPSKLPIKLFITTSSPVSVKVSITAPLAKTLYRGENITVKRGAVMEVTLPKTLRNLGAVRSNNAVFIASSDEIAVFGINEAHQSTDGFLGLPVDVLGMQYYVPSFYSNSQNFYKSAILLVGTNDRTMINIQIKITNGNSVYLETKHYRNGDWLNTTINRYEVIQLHCRGDLTGTFVQSSHKISVFGGATVTSIGVGKTRDHIEEQIPPLNVWGKHFAVSPIPDTNPNLLRILASANGTTVSVNSMTHNLESGEFYDTLVQTAFLVSSNKPILTIQYVPSGSNGHEGDPAMTLVPPIEQSNVFYSFLTPMSSTNTNFTNIFMFIMEGSSYNHLLLDNKPLQQQDFLNIVYSANVTTGYIKLSPGSHTLEHSSGIVPFGGILYGGMMHESYAYPIGQRLTPMYKDCILTSMEVGDGLDNDCDGKVDEEICGDFTDNDGDGIIDEDCIEKTKSTHYILDTTDSTTETAITAGFMRTKRSSTTQFSNTVNIPRTSDVSTMATTKISDIHVQQKTTTTTRLPQTKAGSTSTIITSIVNNKKMTFDTITKPNTTMKTTTRKIPTHIIGKGPYTFKDLRTQEWLIYAEYAIVGIVTLIIIGALGICCKKCCILLKREDDDDDNEDTNLNNRK; via the exons ATGGGAAAATCCTTCGTTTTAGGATTCATGGAAGCCTCGGTAGCACAAACTGGAAATCCTTCAAAACTaccaataaaattatttattacaacCTCTTCTCCAGTTTCCGTGAAGGTCTCAATTACAGCTCCACTGGCAAAAACTTTATACCGCGGCGAAAACATTACAGTGAAGAGAGGGGCTGTTATGGAGGTAACACTACCAAAAACTCTCAGAAATTTAGGGGCAGTCAGATCAAATAACGCCGTCTTTATCGCTTCCTCAGATGAAATTGCCGTGTTTGGAATAAATGAGGCACACCAATCAACTGATGGATTCCTTGGTTTGCCCGTTGATGTTTTGGGGATGCAATATTATGTGCCATCCTTCTATTCTAACTCTCAAAATTTCTATAAATCTGCAATACTCCTCGTAGGAACAAACGACAGAACAATGATTAATATTCAGATAAAAATAACCAATGGTAATAGTGTATACCTTGAAACGAAACATTATCGAAATGGCGACTGGCTAAACACTACAATAAACAGGTATGAAGTAATACAACTCCATTGTCGAGGTGACTTGACAGGGACCTTTGTTCAGTCTTCACATAAAATATCTGTTTTTGGAGGAGCTACTGTCACAAGCATTGGAGTAGGAAAAACAAGAGATCACATTGAGGAGCAAATACCTCCACTGAATGTTTGGGGCAAACATTTTGCAGTGAGTCCAATTCCTGATACAAATCCAAATCTGTTAAGAATATTGGCTAGTGCAAATGGCACAACAGTTTCTGTAAATAGTATGACGCATAATTTGGAATCTGGAGAGTTTTACGACACCCTTGTTCAAACCGCTTTTCTAGTATCTTCTAACAAACCTATCTTAACAATTCAGTATGTACCCAGTGGTTCTAATGGTCATGAAGGGGATCCGGCTATGACTCTTGTCCCACCAATAGAGCAAAGCAATGTGTTTTACTCTTTTTTGACACCAATGTCATCTACAAACACCAACTTTACAaacatatttatgtttataatggAAGGTTCGTCATACAATCATTTATTGCTTGATAATAAACCCCTTCAGCAgcaggattttttaaatattgtttatagtGCCAATGTCACGACAGGATACATAAAACTCTCACCAGGAAGTCATACTTTAGAACATTCCTCGGGAATTGTACCGTTTGGTGGAATCTTGTATGGAGGGATGATGCATGAATCATATGCTTATCCTATTGGTCAAAGATTGACACCAATGTATAAG GATTGTATTTTGACATCAATGGAGGTTGGAGATGGACTTGACAATGATTGTGATGGAAAAGTAGATGAAGAAATTTGTGGAGACTTCACAG ATAATGATGGAGATGGGATCATAGATGAAGACTGTATTGAAAAAACCA AAAGTACTCATTACATCCTGGACACCACCGACTCAACAACAGAAACAGCAATAACTGCAGGATTTATGAGAACCAAACGAAGTTCAACAACCCAATTCTCAAACACTGTCAACATTCCAAGAACCTCGGATGTATCAACAATGGCTACCACTAAGATTTCCGACATCCATGTACAACAAAAAACGACTACTACCACCAGACTACCTCAAACCAAGGCTGGATCTACATCCACTATCATTACAAGCATCGTAAACAATAAGAAAATGACATTTGACACGATTACCAAACCAAACACAACAATGAAAACGACGACAAGAAAAATACCAACACATATTATAG gaaagGGCCCATATACGTTCAAAGACCTCCGGACTCAAGAATGGTTGATCTACGCGGAATACGCCATTGTTGGCATAGTGACTCTAATTATCATCGGTGCACTTGGAATctgctgcaaaaaatgttgcaTACTTTTAAAACGagaagatgatgatgacgatAATGAAGATACCAATCTAAACAAtcgaaaataa